In Nocardia asteroides, the following proteins share a genomic window:
- a CDS encoding replicative DNA helicase, translated as MTTTGDRAQTDFPPEPPGEDFGRQPPHDMAAEQSVLGGMLLSKDAIADVVEVLRPGDFYRPAHQAVYDTILDLYGRGEPADPVTVAAGLDRRGELKRIGGPPYLVTLTQTVPTAANAGFYAEIVAEKAILRRLVEAGTRIVQFGYAGADGQDIAEVVDRAQAEVYEVTERRTTEDFMPLEELLQPTMDEIDSIASRGGISLGVPTGFTELDELTNGLHPGQMIIVAARPGVGKALALDTPLPTPNGWTTMGEVRVGDELVGPDGRPTRVVATTEVMSDRPCYEVEFSDGTVIIADEEHQWTTLAPTLAPHPVVRTTGDIAHSLRTPRDHFAHAVPRTARSEARQIVDVRKIDPLPVRCVQVDNTDHMYLAGRSLVPTHNSTLGMDFMRSCSIKHGLASVIFSLEMSRTEIVMRLLSAEAKIKLGDMRSGRMSDDDWTKLARRMSEISEAPLFVDDSPNLTMMEIRAKARRLKQRHDLKLVVVDYLQLMTSGKKVESRQQEVSDFSRNLKLLAKELEVPVIAISQLNRGPEQRTDKRPMVSDLRESGCMPASTRILRADTGAEVSLGELLASGEQPLVWSLDERMRMVARPMVKVFPSGRKEVFRLRLASGREVEATGNHPFLTVDGWIALDKLTVGDRLATPRNVPEPVHTTRLPEDEIVLLAHMIGDGSCVKRQPIRYASVDEENLTAVTAAAQHFGVSAVRDEYAAARVTTLRLPAPYQLTHGKRNPIAAWLDSLGLFGLRSYEKFVPEPIFALPNDQVALFLRHLWATDGSVRWDAKARQARVYYASTSRRLIDDVNQLLLRLGVHGRIKTVRKGDYRPCYHLVIDGGENQSTFLRDVGVHGARGKSAEAVLTELAPMTRNPNVDTVPAEVWNRVRTLLADKEMTHREFSAAMGSRFCGSTMWKRSPSRSRLARVAAVLDDADIDMLATNDVFWDKIVEITSLGEQDVYDGTVPGTHNFVAQGISAHNSLEQDADMVILLHRPDAFERDDPRGGEADLIVGKHRNGPTATITVAHQLHLSRFVDMARG; from the coding sequence GTGACTACCACCGGTGACCGCGCACAGACAGACTTTCCGCCCGAACCCCCCGGTGAGGATTTCGGCCGCCAGCCACCGCACGACATGGCGGCCGAGCAGTCCGTCCTCGGCGGCATGCTGCTCAGCAAGGACGCCATCGCCGACGTGGTCGAGGTGCTGCGCCCCGGCGACTTCTACCGTCCCGCGCACCAGGCCGTCTACGACACCATCCTCGACCTGTACGGCCGCGGCGAGCCCGCCGACCCCGTCACCGTCGCCGCCGGTCTCGACCGGCGCGGCGAGCTCAAGCGCATCGGCGGTCCCCCCTACCTGGTGACGCTCACCCAGACCGTCCCCACCGCCGCCAACGCCGGCTTCTACGCCGAGATCGTCGCCGAGAAGGCCATCCTGCGCCGCCTCGTCGAAGCAGGCACCCGCATCGTCCAGTTCGGCTACGCCGGCGCCGACGGCCAGGACATCGCCGAGGTCGTCGACCGCGCCCAGGCCGAGGTCTACGAGGTCACCGAACGCCGCACCACCGAAGACTTCATGCCGCTGGAAGAACTCCTCCAGCCCACCATGGACGAAATCGACTCCATCGCCTCCCGCGGCGGCATCTCCCTCGGCGTCCCCACCGGCTTCACCGAACTCGACGAACTCACCAACGGCCTCCACCCGGGCCAGATGATCATCGTCGCGGCCCGCCCCGGTGTCGGTAAGGCACTGGCGCTGGACACCCCGCTACCGACGCCGAACGGGTGGACCACCATGGGCGAGGTCCGCGTCGGTGACGAGCTGGTCGGGCCCGACGGCCGACCGACCCGCGTTGTCGCGACCACCGAGGTCATGTCTGATCGCCCCTGCTACGAGGTCGAGTTCTCCGACGGCACGGTGATCATCGCCGACGAGGAACACCAGTGGACCACCCTGGCGCCGACCTTGGCGCCGCACCCGGTCGTCCGCACCACCGGCGACATCGCGCACAGCCTGCGCACCCCGCGCGACCACTTCGCGCACGCGGTGCCGCGCACTGCCCGGTCCGAGGCGCGCCAGATCGTCGACGTCCGCAAGATCGATCCGCTGCCGGTTCGCTGCGTCCAGGTCGACAACACCGACCACATGTACCTCGCGGGCCGCTCCCTGGTGCCCACGCACAACTCGACGCTCGGCATGGACTTCATGCGCAGCTGCTCGATCAAGCACGGCCTGGCCAGCGTCATCTTCTCGCTCGAGATGAGCCGCACCGAGATCGTCATGCGTCTGCTCTCCGCCGAAGCCAAGATCAAGCTCGGCGACATGCGTTCGGGCCGCATGAGCGACGACGACTGGACCAAGCTCGCACGCCGTATGAGCGAGATCAGCGAAGCGCCGCTCTTCGTCGACGACTCACCGAACCTGACGATGATGGAGATCCGGGCCAAGGCGCGACGGCTCAAGCAACGCCACGACCTGAAGCTCGTCGTGGTCGACTACCTCCAGCTGATGACCTCGGGTAAGAAGGTCGAATCGCGTCAGCAGGAAGTCTCGGACTTCTCGCGAAACCTCAAGCTGCTGGCCAAGGAACTCGAAGTTCCGGTGATCGCGATCTCGCAGCTGAACCGTGGTCCGGAACAGCGAACCGACAAGCGGCCCATGGTCTCCGACCTTCGCGAATCGGGCTGCATGCCCGCCTCGACGCGAATCCTGCGCGCCGACACCGGCGCCGAGGTATCCCTGGGCGAGCTACTCGCCAGTGGCGAACAGCCGCTCGTATGGTCGCTCGACGAGCGCATGCGAATGGTCGCTCGGCCGATGGTGAAGGTGTTCCCGAGCGGTCGCAAGGAGGTGTTCCGGCTGCGCCTGGCCTCCGGGCGCGAGGTCGAAGCCACCGGCAACCACCCGTTCCTGACAGTCGACGGCTGGATCGCGCTCGACAAGCTCACCGTCGGCGACCGACTCGCCACGCCGCGCAACGTCCCCGAGCCGGTGCACACCACCCGACTGCCCGAGGACGAGATCGTTCTGCTCGCGCACATGATCGGCGACGGCTCCTGTGTGAAGCGCCAGCCCATCCGCTACGCCAGCGTCGACGAGGAGAACCTCACCGCTGTCACCGCAGCCGCACAGCACTTCGGTGTCAGTGCGGTTCGTGACGAGTACGCCGCGGCCCGCGTCACCACACTGCGCCTACCCGCGCCATATCAGCTCACGCACGGCAAGCGGAATCCGATCGCCGCCTGGCTCGATTCGCTCGGCTTGTTCGGCCTGCGCAGCTACGAAAAGTTCGTTCCCGAACCGATTTTCGCGCTGCCCAATGATCAGGTCGCATTGTTCCTGCGCCACCTGTGGGCCACGGATGGATCGGTGCGCTGGGACGCGAAGGCCCGCCAGGCGCGCGTCTACTACGCCTCGACCAGCCGTCGCCTGATCGACGACGTCAACCAGTTGCTGCTGCGTCTCGGCGTGCACGGCCGGATCAAGACCGTCCGTAAGGGCGACTACCGTCCCTGCTACCACCTGGTGATCGACGGTGGCGAGAACCAGTCGACATTCCTGCGTGATGTCGGCGTGCACGGCGCCCGCGGCAAGTCCGCCGAAGCCGTCCTCACCGAGCTGGCCCCGATGACCCGCAACCCGAATGTCGACACCGTTCCCGCCGAAGTCTGGAACCGTGTCCGAACCCTGTTGGCCGACAAGGAGATGACGCACCGCGAATTCTCCGCTGCGATGGGCTCCCGCTTCTGTGGCTCCACCATGTGGAAGCGGTCTCCCAGCCGATCGAGGCTGGCACGCGTCGCCGCCGTCCTCGACGACGCGGACATCGATATGCTCGCCACGAACGACGTGTTCTGGGACAAGATCGTCGAAATCACCAGTCTCGGCGAACAAGACGTCTACGACGGAACCGTGCCAGGCACCCACAACTTCGTGGCGCAGGGCATTTCGGCTCACAATTCACTCGAGCAGGACGCCGACATGGTCATCCTGCTGCACCGCCCCGACGCCTTCGAACGCGACGACCCCCGCGGTGGCGAGGCCGACCTCATCGTCGGCAAGCACCGTAACGGCCCCACCGCCACCATCACCGTCGCCCACCAGCTGCACCTGAGCCGCTTCGTGGACATGGCCCGGGGCTGA
- a CDS encoding helix-turn-helix domain-containing protein, translating into MAILGQHLAGLRVAKGLTQEQVALAAGVSR; encoded by the coding sequence GTGGCGATTCTTGGACAGCATCTGGCCGGATTGCGCGTGGCCAAGGGCCTCACCCAGGAGCAGGTTGCGCTTGCCGCGGGCGTCAGCAGGTAG